In Myxococcus virescens, a single genomic region encodes these proteins:
- a CDS encoding deoxynucleoside kinase has translation MPRTTARTRSKPAQEEAPATTPRPRNTLRVKVPKARRFVALAGNIGAGKTTAAKMISQAFGYELFDEPVIDNRFLRDYYADMSRWSFTLQLEFLIRRVEHHELIHSYRRSCVQDRTLYEDPEIFAKYLHGLGHLTNAELDLYYEYFQRLSRHIIRPDKVICFEVGSVEVLLQRIRTRGREEEKGIRHQFLRGLNGYYASFPLVLQEKYGVDCLTMDVSKQDIRRGRGREEFLDRVSTFLA, from the coding sequence ATGCCTCGCACCACCGCTCGTACGCGCTCGAAGCCCGCCCAGGAAGAGGCCCCCGCGACCACCCCGCGTCCCCGCAACACGCTGCGCGTCAAGGTGCCCAAGGCGCGGCGCTTCGTGGCGCTGGCGGGCAACATCGGCGCGGGCAAGACGACGGCGGCGAAGATGATCAGCCAGGCCTTCGGCTACGAGCTGTTCGACGAGCCCGTCATCGACAACCGATTCCTGCGTGACTACTACGCGGACATGTCGCGGTGGTCCTTCACGCTCCAGCTCGAGTTCCTCATCCGGCGCGTCGAACACCACGAACTCATCCATTCGTACCGCCGCAGCTGCGTGCAGGACCGCACCCTGTACGAGGACCCGGAAATCTTCGCCAAGTACCTCCACGGCCTGGGACACCTGACGAACGCGGAGCTGGACCTGTACTACGAGTACTTCCAGCGGCTGTCGCGCCACATCATCCGGCCCGACAAGGTCATCTGCTTCGAGGTCGGCAGCGTGGAGGTGCTCCTCCAGCGCATCCGCACCCGGGGACGCGAGGAGGAGAAGGGCATCCGCCACCAGTTCCTTCGGGGGCTCAACGGCTACTACGCCAGCTTCCCCCTGGTGCTGCAGGAGAAGTACGGCGTGGACTGCCTCACCATGGACGTGTCGAAGCAGGACATCCGGCGAGGCCGGGGACGCGAGGAGTTCCTCGACCGCGTCTCCACCTTCCTGGCCTGA